CCATGGCTGTGCGCCAGGGCGATGGCTTCGGTCCGGGAAGCCACCTGGAGTTTCCTGAACAGGTTGCGGACATGGAACTTGACGGTGTTCTCGCTGATGTTGAGCGCGGATGCGATGTTTCGATTGCGCTGGCCGGCCGCCAGAAGCTGAAGCACTTCCAGTTCCCGGGCGGCGAGGTTCCAGGCTGAAACATCGCCGGGCGCGGCCGGTGGATCCAGGGGGAGGGTAACGGAAATGTCGGCTCCCCAGCCCGGCATGAGGTCGATTTCCATACGCCCGTCCAAGGCCTGGACCCTGCGGTCGAGCCTGCCGATGTTGGGAGCATCGGCAGAGAGCCCGCCCTTGCCATCGTCCCGGACATTGATGAGCAGGTTTTCGCCGTCACAGTCCCATTGCGTGCGGACCCGGCGGACCTCCGGCTGTTCCATCATCGCCAGCAGCAGGCCGCGCACCACGGCCCTCGCCGCAATTGCTACCTCCCCAGGCAGCGCCCTGCCGTTCAGCGGGGGTTCGATGAATTGGACGTCGATGCCGCTGAACCTGGTGAGGGGCCGCAAGTCCTCCCGCAGCCGTTGAAATGCCGTGGCCACCGGCTCCTCGATCAGTTCTGCAGTCCGGTCGTTGTGCGTTCGCAGCTCCACGAGTGCTTTGGCCGCGACGTCCGTTA
The window above is part of the Pseudarthrobacter sp. NS4 genome. Proteins encoded here:
- a CDS encoding helix-turn-helix transcriptional regulator, producing MSESAPSIGSVAAVPKDALPWPLLRAISRIADAPLSAIAELLREAIHPYTGGDALVIFTEECTGRPQKKAGDADVIDRVSIAELQQLRASLSSAGPWSGEAQIAGRSRHIHALTYQPSKALLVITYPDAPEAGVQQSRNLELVPYLWELAARRIQEKVKDAPPSYLLESRAASAERLRVTSELVDLHSTTLETLLAALRSPSLDDPAARATVTDVAAKALVELRTHNDRTAELIEEPVATAFQRLREDLRPLTRFSGIDVQFIEPPLNGRALPGEVAIAARAVVRGLLLAMMEQPEVRRVRTQWDCDGENLLINVRDDGKGGLSADAPNIGRLDRRVQALDGRMEIDLMPGWGADISVTLPLDPPAAPGDVSAWNLAARELEVLQLLAAGQRNRNIASALNISENTVKFHVRNLFRKLQVASRTEAIALAHSHGLR